The genomic segment TGGTGACTCGCTCTCCgcattgttgtttgtattttgtacaCGACACTAGGACTCTGACATTCTTACTTTCTGGACCTCGAGTGTGCCAAAacatgtttggctttttttggggggggctgtcGTATGAGTGACCACATTAATTACGTACGCTAACCTGATTGTGACAACTTTAGTTTTGTCAGCTCGTCATGCGGTAGCGAGGTTGCCGACGCAAAAGACACGTTGCCTTCTTGCCGTATTTAAAAtggtgctaattttttttttaacgagttcCCGTCTGATAAGAAGGAAAATGTTCACAAGGGTTTCTCAAAGTTTAGTTTTGTATCTTTTTACATGATCTactcaaaagtatttttcacGACAACTTTTCGGAGCCGTAACCAACTTACGAAGTGTGGCGGgaaaaagttccaggactggcGTCACAAAAGATAAAGAGAGAGAACGATGCCTttgaggtcagaggtcaatTTGAAATGTATCTTAAGTAACACAGTACTGGAACTTTTGACAtctcattccatccatccatccatcttctaccgcttatccggggccgggtcgcgggggcaacagctttagcagggaagcccagacttccctctccctagctacttcttccagctctccccgggggctcccgaggcgttcccaggccagctgggtgacatagtctctccagcgtgtcctgggtcttcctcggggtctcctcccggtgggacatgcccggaacacctcaccagggaggcgttcaagaggcatccgaatcagatgcccaagccacctcatctggctcctctcgatgtggagctACCTGCTACCTGAATATGAGTCGATGAGAGGCAGCCTTTCGTCTTCCTCCACTTCAATCACAGGCAGACGTCCGattatttattcacattttatttgtcattcggTTCAGGGTTCTTCACCGTGGACCCACcgtacacacacaccaaaaagtcTGTGACTTGACATCGGCTGCAGGAAGTTGGTAAACAAGGCAGACAAACCGTCATTCCGCAGCATCCACTCCAACTGGATGCCTTTCAAGTTTACATCTGCTTCAAAGTGTGTATTTCCTTTCGCCTAAAccttcaaaacatttttcatagCGAAAGCGTAATAAAAGTCTTTAGTATACCACGTTTTGTTTCTCCTCGATGTGCAAAGCGGAATATGTAACAGTTGTAGTGGGAAAGTgcaccagttaaaaaaaaaaaaaagtagaagaacTTAAGTTCTTATCAGAAGATGGTGTAGCTGTTGGCCTCCCCGTATCCGGCCTCTTGCAGGTACCGTTCCAGGTTGACCGCCGGCGCCCCCTTGAGGACTTTTTCCGAAGCGCTCTTCTCCCCGGACGCCAGCTTGCGGGTCAGCTCGCTCAACGCGAGTCGATCCGCTTCTTTCCACTGGCAGCAGGCCTTAATGACACCGTAGCTGCGGAGCAATTTCAGTGTGAAATGGCGTTTGAGCGCGGTGAATTTTTGGCACGAGCGCCGCATCCTTACAGGGCGTTGGAGCAGTTGGGATGCTTCTTCAGAGTTTTGCCTCGCTGGTGGAACTGGAGGAGCTCATTAACGGGGATCTCTGCAAATGGAGCTTCTCCTGGCACAGGTAAAATCGTTTTGGGTCATTAACCCTGcacggctgattttttttttctcaccctgagtgctctgtgattggcaggCCCCTTGCCCAAAGTCcgatgggatcggctccaggtAACTGTGACCCCAACGAGGGCAAGCAAATACAGTCGAGCCCCGCTATTTGCAAATAGTGAGTATCCAACGACCAATTAATAGCTTAAGATCGGCAAAATTagctgacttaaaaaaaattatatagttTTGTCTATTTGAAGAAATACGGTCAAGTTAAGTCCTAATTTACAATCCGACTTACCTAGTGTTGCCATTTCATACAATAAGATGCCAAAAGACCAGCTATAGAGAAACGAAAGAGAATGGTCATGTCAGGAGGAAGACCAACACGTGTTAAATGGAACAGCTGAAAGGCAAAACTATTTGTATTCAGGCATTCAAGTCAATCTGCTGGGGCGGGGGGGCCTCACATGTCACTGCTGGGACCGACGTCTCTCTTGGCTAAAATCTCCGGCGCCTGCCACTTCTTCATGCTGGGGTCGTCCTTCTGCGTGGCCGCCTGGTTCTTGCGTGTGAAGACCCCGTGAAGCCCCCACAGCTTGGCCGTGTGCGCCTTGCTGACCAGGACGCTGCGGGCACGGAGGTTGCCGTGTAGGAGATCTTTGCTGTGGAGGTACGTCTGCAGAGAAAGGAGACTACGGGTCAAAACGGTAAATCCTTTTGTGCTGGCAGGATTTTTCATCATCGATCGTTTTTATtttaggtatttttttttttaattcagttagtCGAAGGTTTGTtagattgtttttattgttggcTCCTGTTGACGTTGTGGGCGTGGCTTCGTCGGAGGCATTTGCTGACAGAATGTCTTCAGAGATGAATAAGGGACGCCGCAGTCGTTGGTTTAATGTcttataaaatcttttttttcttcttatacATGTATTTGTAAGTCAAAATTTCACACCGAATTACATATTCGTGTTTTTACATCTACAAATGTccatactgtattatacatcgtggttggcggccattttatgtaAAGTGGTTACAACGAACTACGCCTACAACGTACGGATCTGTGATGTCTCTCGAGGCACGTTGTCACGAGTTCGACTGTACAGTGATGCTTCAAAGCAGTATTGACAGTGATACAGAAAAGACAAGGAGTGAGGCACACACTTGCTGCCATTTCAAACTATTTTGACTCTGCCAGGTTGGCCTATAGCGCTTCTCATCCTAGAGACTTGGCAACCCGATTTGGCAGTCAAATATCTTCAAAGAATGTATACCAACCAGTGCTGAGACCACATGTTGGGCCATGGTAAATATTCGCCTCTCAGTCATCTCGCAGGGAGGATTGGCGTCTTCCTGCATAAGGGGACACAAACACCGTCCTGAGCTGGAATCAATCAGTTCCGAGTTTCCAACATCCCAATTTAATTCATACATGTCCAGCATACTCGGCGCACATTTCACCAATTGAAGATGTTTGAGCTCCTGTTATAGTAAAACTGCAAGTTTGAGTGTCCTTTTATTGTGGGCAGCCTAAGGCCCACTAGAGAAACGTAGGATTCAGTACTATGGAATGAAAATGAAGTATTTACCGTATTTAACAAATTTTTGGCTGGAATGCAAATCTAGCCTATCTGTCCCATTTCCACTCGCGCGTTCAACCGACCTGTCTGCACCGCCACAGGAAGCTAAGCAGATCCCTGTTCTCCATCTCCTCCACCACCGTCACCAGGGGGGCCCGCAGAGAGACCACACCCAGCAGCTCGGGCAAGAACGGGTGCGGCCCCAGCTGGGCCAGGAAGGACGCAAAGCCCAGGAAGTTGTGCCTCTCGGCGGCATCGGCCGAGTCTGCGGGCACACACACGAGGTCATCGATATGCTCATCGGCATTACATAAGAGGTGAGTTGATTAAAGAGATGGAACTTTTGTTTAACGCAAAGCATCAATTAACtgacaaaataatcaacagattAATCCATAATTCCAATAATCATGACTTGCGGCCCTACACAGTTCTAGTTCTAGTTGGACAACTTTATCAATGAGGAAAAACTATGCACTCTACTAGTTAAGAGCTACTAGATGTTAACTAGTCCAATTTGATGTCACCAATACTTGTGGAGGTAGCACAAGGTTGTTAACCGGTAACAGTTTTGCCTCATGAGTACTTGTCCTACTAGTACGCGAAAGCTGTCCTACCAGTGAGGGTGAAAGGCATACGAGTGCGTGGACGATGTCGAAGTTTGTAGAATTTTTATGTCACTAGTACTGCACAGAACTAGGGCCTGGTTTTGCCAGTTCTCTGGAGTTTAAACAACAAATGCCTTTTACTCGAAATGCATCCACGTATGGAAGAGCTCCCCACCATTTAGCACCCGTAGGATCACGTTCCTGTTCTCCATGCGGGCGCGGTAGAGGGACACGGCGGAGTTGGAGCGCAGCGGGAAGGAGCCGGGCAGCGGGGTGACCAGGTCGAAGGACTCGGGTAGCCTCTGTCGGGGCAGCTCCCTGGGCTGGACCGCCGCCTCTGGCGCCAGCTTGTAGGCCGGCGCTTGGGCGCCTGACGACAGCGGCGGCATGTCCACGGACAGGGAGAGATTTTTAGACGGGTACGTGGTGGGCGGATGGAAGGTGGAGTATGTGTTGGGCATGTCCAGGGCGATGCTTTCGTGCTCTAGCACGTTGATTCCGGGTGGGGCTGTACGAAGAACAAAGAAGAGGAATCAATGTTATGCTCAGTCATTGGCCACTCAACTCCTAAAAGGCaagaccccccccgccccccccaaacgcACAGAAAAAAACCTTACCGTCGATGCCATGCAGCTCCCTCCTGTGAGTGGGCTTTAAGGTGCTGAAACGGATGCGGTCGACCTTTTCTGGACAGAACCGCAGCAGCAGGATGAAGACCAGTGTGACCACGAAGGTGGCCAGCAGAAGGATGGGCACAATAATCACTTCCTTCTCGTACAAACGAAtctctggttaaaaaaaaaaaaaattcaaagaaaGTGCAAAGATGATGACAAAGTGTATCGAAAGCAGTTGAGCACTTGGGTGGCCATTTTGGTCCACCTTGCTTCCTGAATGGTCACATTGATGCAAATGGACATTCCAAGAAAaatgtcagagaaaaaaaaaaccactagaACGGCTGAAATTTATTTGAGGTGAAGAAAATCCttgtcatttatttgactgAATCGTGCAATTTGATTAACGCGGTTGTCATTCTAGACCAGGGTGTCCAAACTGTggcccgggggcggggggcatttgCAACTCTGCGTCCATTTTTGGGGAGGCCTGTGGCATATATTAAACATGGCCCAcaatgctatttaaaaaaaacaacaacaaaaccaaggaatgggggggggggtcagaattTGGGGTAACTGTTGAAAAATTAGGCGATGTGAGTCACTAATACTACTCAATAATACTATTTATGGCGAAAATAACACTGTCGAGAATGAAGCtaattcattttcaggtccaaaaaaaccccatttcCTTTCACTCTCTGCTTAGTGTCAAGATCCAGTTGATAAACGTATCGCATTTGTGCCCTCAAGTCTGGTCAGTGTACTACAGATGGCGCTTGTTTTGGAAATAAATGCGGATATGGGTTTCTGATGCCGCTCAACAGAGGTGCTGATCTATTCTAATAGAAGTGGAAGGCAGCAATTTGAAAGGGTTACTGTACGAAATGAAAAGCAACCGATATTTTAGACCAACGACAATAACTGAtagtaaaaaatttttttttaaaaaaaacctcgaACAAGGTCTTGCGGTTAAGACACGGATACGTTTACGAagatgtcaactatttagctcACCGCAGATGGTGTCTCCTTGCTGGCAGCGGAAGTCTGCGTCAGATATTGACGACATCCTGTCAAAGAGGAAAGAGCCTGTGAAGGCAAAGCAAGTTTATTTGGACAGAAGGCGACACCTTGCATTTATCAACCTAACAAAGTAataagaatttttttcccccctcccatcTTTGTCATCATTCTTGAGCTTTCAGAATTCATTTGAAGTCAGTTTATTTTGGCGTTGCTGTACGTCCATGCAGAAGAAGGAAGACCAAAAAGTCCTTTTGAGAATCCCACCATACTTGATAACGGAATATTtagtgacccccacccccccaatctGGGCCTCATTACGCCATGTTTTTGACAAAACATTAAAAGTAACCTAAAGCgaagcattaaaaataaataaataaatatggcggcccggtagtccagtggttagcacgtgggcttcacagtgcagaggtaccgggttcgattccagctccggcctccctgtgtggagtttgcatgttctccccgggcctgcgtgggttttctccgggtgctccggtttcctcccacattccaaaaacatgagcgtggatggttgttcgtctatgtgtgcccagcgattggctggcaaccgattcagggtgtcccccgcctactgcccggagacagctgggataggctccagcaccccccgcgaccctagtgaggatcaagcggctcggaagatgaatgaatgaataaaaaaataaaaactaccaAACCAAAAAGCTAAGTTTATGCTTTTAGTTtggtttttagttttagttttagtttagttttatgCGGTGGCTTCAAGTAAGAACTCGAGGAGCAGCATTCTGAAGCACTTGCAACTGCTGGAATCCCCCCTCTCACCCCGCCCATGACGATAATCCAATCGACTAAAAAAGAAGGGGTGAACACGcctttctgtgttttgtttgttaaaggAACACAATTGTGGGCAAACACGGGAAACTTTAGGGGGAGGAGTTCTTGCTGGGCTAGCTTGAAGACGGTCTTAAAACGAGGCACAGCGAGCAACATGACCCTTTGCAAAACAACAATGCCCATTTTTTTAGGGCATTTATTTCACGATGTGTCGGATTGTGAGGTCGTGTTGAATTACACTCGCATCAGCGATGTCCGATATATCGCGGTCAATATGAATGATGGACGACCACTGTGCCGTGAGATCATCAAATGATTGCATTTCACTTAACGATTTACTGACAAGTGTATTTTCATTGGGcggaccggtagtccagtggttagcacgtgggcttcacagtgcagaggtaccgggttcgattccagctccgacctccctgtgtggagtttgcatgttctccccgggctagcgtgggttttctccgggtgctccggtttcctcccacattccaaaaaacatgcatggcaggctgattgaacactctaaattgtccctaggtgtgagtgtgagtgctaatggttgttcgtctctgtgtgccctgcgattggctggcaaccgattcagggtgtcccccgcctactgcccgaagacagctgggataggctccagcaccccccgcgaccctagtgaggatcaagcggctcggaagatgaatgaatgaatgtattttcattttctttttgccagtAGTGTACAGTAACAGACAGAACAATCTTTCTTTTCCTTGCAtgccatgactttttttttttgcgctggtTCCCCGTCCCTGGTCGATATACTCCAAACGGGTGGCGACTCACTAAAAAGTTTGCAGATCAAATCTTTATCACTGACAATTGTCAGAGCACCGATAGGACTACACTGTTGATTACCTTTATCCAAGTTGTTGTGCATATTAGACACTTGACCTAACATGAACCTTGATTGCATCTAACGAGTGTAAATTGTTGACAGGAAAATGTGAGTTCATCAAGGGTGGAGTGGAGTATACGCGCTTAGTGGtaggattttgtttttcaacataatatacTGCCAAACTGCTTTTCATTGTATTATTCTCCTCAGATGGCGTCGTAATAACCGTTTGCTCATTTCTTGACGAAAGGTGACATCAAGGGGCGGACTTTGCGGGCTGCTGGGAATTCTACAGCGGCGCAAGCGTAACCGTTTAGACGTCAGTGTGGAGGAAAACCTGTCTCTCTACATTTCTGACGCTTTCATGCCGGCGTCGCGCTACACGCCCAAGAGCGGAAAACCACACACGCCATCAAAAACGCGTCAACTCAACGAAATgctgatctaaaaaaaaaacaccgttagCGTGCGAAACAATGTAGCTTTTTCCATGACAGCTCGTCGACGTAGAATATTTAAAGCCGGACGTAGCGGAGTGCAAGATCTCGTCTTACCCTTAATTTTCAGTTGTGTTCTAGATCCTCCAGAATAGTTGCTACCGCAGtcttcatgggggggggggtgtcagtcgTCTTCCGTCCACCCGGCAGCGTGTTAAATCCTGAGCCAGTTCTACATGGTCTTTGTTTTCTGACTGACTgttccgaggggggggggggggaatcggtGTACACCTGTTTGTCAATGCTCAGGCGTGTATAATGTTTTTAACTCCGCCCCTCGTCTCCAGCAACTTACTCCTCGATTGCTCCTTCCTTCTTCcttctcccccccgccccctcaaggGGCAAAACAACACACTTATGGTAACCAACAGTCCCGCCCCGCCTCCTCTTTGTGTTTACTCCTGTCATTTCCTTCTCGGCGGAGGGCCCGCACAGGTTTCTTTGTGGCCCAACCTTCCTTGGCTTTGTCAAGAACTGGTCTTGCCGCTCCTTGTCGTATAGATTCGCCGCAGCCGTTTGATAAGCGACCGCTGGGAACCCGTACGACGAGCTCCCCTGCGCTCGAGAGGATCGAGTCGGCGATAAGCTTCGTCTTTGCGCTCGTCAAACACAAACAAGTGACCTTTGCCTTTGTAGCAGAAACAATTTATTCCAATGACAACATACAGTACGGACTGTTTGCTTGTCGTAtacgtgattttaaaaaaatggcttttCTATTGTGATCAAGAGGCACAGCGCACGCAGGTGTGATTTTCAGACAATGTTCAACTGTAATTAGAGTTAATATATCAATTAGGTAGTAGACAGGCGCTCGGAAAGGCAACTTTGTCTCACAGTTTGGCAAATGATCTTTCAAGATGAGCAGGCTGAGGTCCCAGCCACTTTTCACCTAAAAAGcaagcaaataaacaaaattgATCGGCACGGTAATTtgttagaaaacaaaacaaacacaaatagcaTCCAGTATTGTCAACTCATGTCAAAGTACTTCGTGTGACGCCTCTGCATGTGGGGAAAGGAGAGCTAATGTCACCAAGACGGTTTTCGGACATTGATTTCACAGTAAAACAGGTTGCGCACACACTCTGCTCAAATACTTCCTGTTCCGTCTCAAACCAAATTAGTgtgccaccatctagtggtcgACAGGTGAATCACACCCAATATAAATGCCTGTTACCTTTAAAaaaagcgttaaaaaaaaaaaggaaaaaagcgtAAAGCAGCTTTCTTACCAAGGCAGTGGGCCATGACCTCAAATCTGTCTGAGCCAAAGAACGTCTCAGCTTTGCCGTTGATGTGGCACACCATCACCGGGAAGCCGAATGCCTGACAAGTACagcaggtgtaaaaaaaaaataaaaataaagtgaaatcACATGACACAtgcgacacaaacacacacgaacCGACCCCATATTCCAGCGCTTCCTGAGTACTGCTCTTCAGCTTGTCTTTGATTTCCGGTGTGGTGCACAGCTTCTGTAACTCTTCAATTTCGCTGCTGCCCAAGCCAGCTTTCTGTGCCGCCTGGAGGTCAACACAGCCAATAATCtccgtgtttatttttgtttgtttgttgaacaaaGTTCTCACCAAGCAAGCACTCTGGATGAGTTGCTACCTCAGCCAGTGATGCTGGCTCGGTGATATCCTTGTCCTCACTCCAGATTCTTCTCCAGAGCTCTCTGGATACCTTCTCCACCTGCTGGTCTCCGCCCATCTCCTTCTCCTGCACCGCTTTTACAAAGCGCATTGCATTCAAGGAGcctacaagaagaaaaaaattaaattttcaatatacacatacataccttAATCTACGTAAGATAAAGTGTCCCTACTTTATATTGTATATTTGAATTCAATCTactgcatttccttttttttcctcagggaTCAGCAGAATCAtctcataataataagaattgTACTGCACATTATATATTCAAccctctttttcattttaaacaggTAACCTTC from the Hippocampus zosterae strain Florida chromosome 5, ASM2543408v3, whole genome shotgun sequence genome contains:
- the styk1b gene encoding tyrosine-protein kinase STYK1b: MSSISDADFRCQQGDTICEIRLYEKEVIIVPILLLATFVVTLVFILLLRFCPEKVDRIRFSTLKPTHRRELHGIDAPPGINVLEHESIALDMPNTYSTFHPPTTYPSKNLSLSVDMPPLSSGAQAPAYKLAPEAAVQPRELPRQRLPESFDLVTPLPGSFPLRSNSAVSLYRARMENRNVILRVLNDSADAAERHNFLGFASFLAQLGPHPFLPELLGVVSLRAPLVTVVEEMENRDLLSFLWRCRQEDANPPCEMTERRIFTMAQHVVSALTYLHSKDLLHGNLRARSVLVSKAHTAKLWGLHGVFTRKNQAATQKDDPSMKKWQAPEILAKRDVGPSSDIWSFGILLYEMATLGEAPFAEIPVNELLQFHQRGKTLKKHPNCSNALYGVIKACCQWKEADRLALSELTRKLASGEKSASEKVLKGAPAVNLERYLQEAGYGEANSYTIF
- the LOC127600623 gene encoding glutathione S-transferase kappa 1-like isoform X2, which gives rise to MTSKKVIELFYDVVSPYSWLAFEVMCRYRTVWNIDLKLRPAFLGGVMKGSGNKPPGLVPKKFLWMNHDLARLAVYFNVPLRPPSDPAEAMFRKGSLNAMRFVKAVQEKEMGGDQQVEKVSRELWRRIWSEDKDITEPASLAEAAQKAGLGSSEIEELQKLCTTPEIKDKLKSSTQEALEYGAFGFPVMVCHINGKAETFFGSDRFEVMAHCLGEKWLGPQPAHLERSFAKL
- the LOC127600623 gene encoding glutathione S-transferase kappa 1-like isoform X1; the protein is MTSKKVIELFYDVVSPYSWLAFEVMCRYRTVWNIDLKLRPAFLGGVMKGSVKLCLTVTGNKPPGLVPKKFLWMNHDLARLAVYFNVPLRPPSDPAEAMFRKGSLNAMRFVKAVQEKEMGGDQQVEKVSRELWRRIWSEDKDITEPASLAEAAQKAGLGSSEIEELQKLCTTPEIKDKLKSSTQEALEYGAFGFPVMVCHINGKAETFFGSDRFEVMAHCLGEKWLGPQPAHLERSFAKL